Proteins from one Nilaparvata lugens isolate BPH chromosome 10, ASM1435652v1, whole genome shotgun sequence genomic window:
- the LOC120353378 gene encoding uncharacterized protein LOC120353378: MVFELGPQKETQPLVKVTGFTDDSEETRKRHIPKSLQYYAPAPHAAQVSDDEPMQVQHSGTPKGWLSAWKNAFSGGGKSVFSGGGNFFNGGGKSVLSGGKSSFNGGGTAFGKNGGGKSLNSLRRSEKKWELETNELRYPGYLPGGYFSKSYHRHQPLAESLQRFNGYPGKMNHATVNHLRQLYKEQPMK, from the coding sequence ATGGTCTTCGAGCTGGGACCACAAAAGGAGACCCAACCGCTAGTCAAGGTCACCGGATTCACGGACGACTCGGAGGAGACTCGCAAGCGACACATCCCCAAATCCCTGCAGTACTACGCTCCGGCTCCACACGCTGCTCAAGTCTCGGACGACGAGCCGATGCAAGTACAACACTCGGGCACACCGAAGGGGTGGCTGTCCGCTTGGAAGAACGCCTTCAGCGGGGGCGGGAAGAGTGTTTTCAGTGGGGGCGGGAACTTCTTCAACGGGGGCGGGAAGAGTGTGTTGAGTGGAGGGAAAAGTTCCTTCAACGGGGGCGGAACCGCCTTCGGGAAGAATGGAGGCGGAAAGAGTCTCAACTCCCTCAGGAGATCTGAGAAGAAATGGGAGTTGGAAACCAACGAACTAAGGTACCCAGGTTATCTACCTGGTGGTTATTTCTCTAAGAGCTACCATAGACATCAACCTCTAGCAGAATCCTTGCAGAGGTTCAATGGATACCCGGGTAAAATGAACCATGCCACTGTCAACCATTTGCGGCAGCTCTATAAGGAACAACCCATGAAGTAG